In bacterium, the genomic window CTCGCGCTCGACGTACGCGTCGAGGTAGTGACTCGCTCGGGACAGGAACTCGAACGTGCGTCGCAGCGTTTCCATGGGCACGTCCTCGAGTTCTGCGAAAAAGGCCGCATCCATCTTCTGGTGGAAGCGTCCGTGGCCCGCGCGGGCCGTCTCGCCTCTGCGCGTCAGGCTCAGCAGGACGATCTTGCGGTTATCGCGGTCACGTTCCTTGGCGATGTACCCTCTGGCTTCCAGCCGGCCGACGACCTGCGAGACCGCGCCCTTTGTCGTCGAGAACCACTCGGCGAGTTCGGTCACCGTGCGTCCCGAACCGGCCCCGATCGCCTCGATCGTATGGATCTCGAACGCGTGCAGCGGCTCCCCGGTTCCGAAATCCGTGGTGCGCTTGTCGAGGATCCGCAGCTTGTTGGCGATGCGCGTCAGTTCGTGCATGCACTGGCGCGCTCTCGCTTCCTTTCGGCCGGCCATGGCACGATAGTATAGTCACTAAACTATTGAGTCAAGCGTGGCCTTTTCGGTCACGCGTCCACCGACCTGCGAGACCTAGCACTGCGAGGGAAATGCCGACCAGGACGCCGTTGCCGGGTTCGGGCACCAGTGGAGTTTCGATTGGAAGAAAGCAGGGTGGATCCTCGGACTCTGGTCCGTCGCAATAGTGACCGGCGGACAACCCGAAGTGGATTCCGTTGAACTCAATATCGTGAATTTGAAGGCCGAACATCAGGACAGACCACGGCATGTTGAACACCGCGGTGTCGATGGTGTTGGGAGGAGGCGCCCACGGAGGGGACCACCCGGCGTCC contains:
- a CDS encoding MarR family transcriptional regulator; this translates as MAGRKEARARQCMHELTRIANKLRILDKRTTDFGTGEPLHAFEIHTIEAIGAGSGRTVTELAEWFSTTKGAVSQVVGRLEARGYIAKERDRDNRKIVLLSLTRRGETARAGHGRFHQKMDAAFFAELEDVPMETLRRTFEFLSRASHYLDAYVERES